In Methanomassiliicoccales archaeon, the sequence GGACATGCGATCCATCGAATGGCACATGAAGACTTTTCACTCATACTAGCGCCACCGATAATCCGAAGAATTCTCTCTGACTTCTATTCAGAACCACTGTTGACGCTTCTTGTGGCAGAAATCATGCATGCGATGATCTCACATCACGATGAATTCACACCTTTAACTTTGGAGGCAGGTGTCGTCAGGGTCGCTGATGCACTGGACATGGAGAAAGGAAGGGCAAGGATTCCTTTTAAAGCGGGAAGCGTCAATATCCATTCCGTCTCGGCTCTCGCAATCGATAAAGTCTCCGTATTGAAGGGCAAAGAGAGACCGATTAGAATCGAGATCAGAATGAACAATTCCGCCGGAATCTTTCAGATCGATGAGTTACTTCGTGACAAAATCGAAAAATCAGGCATCAGAGATAAACTATCCATCGTCGTCGAACTCCCTGATCAGGAAATGAAGATTCTTGAAAGTCTCAAGCTCTAATCGCTTTCAATCCTTGGCGCAAGCAGATAACTGACTTCGCCCTTCCCATCAGCAATTTTGAACTCGAGTTTTACAGGAAAATCATTGCCCAGGCTGATCTTTATTGTCGTACCTGAGGGGATTGCTCTTACCATATTCGAGAAGTAGTCAAGCGGGAAAAGACTTCGGACTTTCTCCTTGCATTCAAGCGAAACCAGAAGATCCTTGGAGAGCCTGAGGCTTACAGAATCCGTATCACCCTCTGAAAACATCTCAAATCCGTCAGGCGAAGCAGTCAAAGCGATGTAATCAGAAATATTCTCCGCCGCTTTGATCCCTTTTTGGAGCTCATCGGAAGTCACAACAACTACTGCGGGCAGGTTGAGATTTGGAACCTTGGGGTCAGACATACCCGTTGTATCTACCAAGTTCATTCTCCTTGTGATGTTTCCCACATTGATGACAAGTCTATTATGATTCTCGTCCTGTTCGATCTCAAGGATTTCTCCTGCCTTCGCGAGTCTTAGAACTTCTTTGATCTTATCAAGATCAATCCCGAGCTCAGTATCGTCCGCCTTATATTCTTCAAACGCACCCTTCTGAAGCAATAGGTTAACCATAGCAACGTGCGCGGGATCGACCGCTTTCAGACTGAGCCTATCCGGCGCAATGTTGAACTTCGCTTCATCCACAAGCGTCGAAACGACATCGACAATGCTCTTGAGAATCTCTGACTTCACTTTCGCATGAAGCATGAGTTCCCCCCATTGTTCGGTAAGCGTTTATAGAGTAATAAACCTTACTTAGAGGTTATTGACTGGAATTAGTATTCTCTCCAAGAATAACCACATTCCGTGCAGCGATAAATACGGGTCTCGGGCTCATCGGCCGCTCTCGTCTGTCTCAAAACCCAAAAAGCTTCGTCGTGTCCGCACTTAGGACACTCCACCTTTGTTTTCGGAAGCGTTGGGGCGTTTGAATCAATCACTACCAGTTCCTTTTCTCGAATCCTCGTGGTGAAAGTTTGTCTTTCACCGTTCATTTTCTGTTCTTTGCCACATTTACTGCACTTGAATACGCCGTTCTTAGGAAACATCAATGATCTACATTCCGGACAGAACATCGTTCAATCGCCAAGTGCGGTGGAAAAAGATTTTCATATAAATATTCTTCTACGAAATTTCACTGCATCTATTGATCATTGTAAGTCACAGATTTTTGGTGCTTCCAACGCTCCAAATGAAATTGGTACCACAAAACCAATTCACGTTCAATTCTCCCTGATTTCCATGAAGCCATAGGACTGCTCTGTTGCAGACGATATTCATGAAATCGATATTCACGAAATAGACCGACCTGGATATTTTTGACTTAAGAGCTCAATTACATGAATTCCCAATCGCTTGATTTTGAATCAATTCCCTCTGGTGCAACAGATTTGCTCACGCGTTTCTTCATCAGTGCTCTATTGATCAAACCCTCTGGCAAACCGGCTGACTTCTTTACCTTTTTCTCAACCACCCGCTGTTTCTTAGCCATTAGATGCGCCCTTTTATCAATAAGCTTCGCTTCCCTCGGCGACATCGACTGAGGCAATTCCCTTGATTCGATGATCCTATGAGCAGACCTAAGTGGCGGAAGTTCCTCGTCACCGTATTCGACGCTTGCTCCAACCGCCTGGAGCTCATCAAAGCTCATCCCGTCATATCCTTGCCGTCTCGGGTTAAGAGAAAAATTCGACCAGGAGGATCGAGGGGAGACGGTTTCGTGCGGGAATTCACTTCCCTCCACGACGACCGTTGTTCGGTGGCCACCGTGTTGGGAAATGTATTCCATTTCCCTCCTGGTCTGATCAGCGATAACTCCTCCAATATAAGCAAAGGCGATCGTCATCAGATAACCGTCAAGCCTGAACGAGATTGTGGATTGTAGCAACGACACAAAGTTGTGAAGGTATAGCGAAGCGAAATTCATATACGAATCAAGAATCGGAATGTTTGAGGCCATTGCATTTAGAATTGCCCCTGGGGTGATATTGATCCCGCCGATCGTGGTCGGGATCCAGCCGACATCAACGGCAGCAGTGATCGCAAATATGACGACAAGTGGAATAATAGCTGCAACAACACCTTTCCACGGGCTTCCAGCTCGCCTGCCTCCGACATAGCCAGCAATCATCTGGCCGATGATCGGAAGCCACCAGAGAAGAAACGATAAAATGAAGATATACTTAACAGCACTCCAGAAACTGTAGACGACACGTGAACTCCTGAATCGCTTTGTCTCTTCGCCGCTATCCACCTCAGCAACTTTATATACGCTACGGTGGACAGTATGATTTGCTTTCTGATCAACCATAGGATCTTTCTTTCTAAAGAGCACCCCAATCCCTTCGGTCGGACATGCGTCAGACAAGAATTCTAATGTTGTTTAACGTATATATTTTTTTTGGGGTTTCCTGTAAGATTTTATCCACATCTAAAGGGCGCACCTCATGAAAACTAAAATTCGTAATTGCAACTCGATGAGAGAGTGGGTCGACAATTCGTCAGACATCACCGCGGAATATAGTACCACATGCCGTGTTCCTGTAGGGCGCGTCTCGTGCTTTCAAAGGTCACTTTGTCACGCTTCGCCTGGTATTTTAGTATCTCATCCATTGACCATCCGAGATAGTCCGCTAACCGCGCGAGTCTGTTGTACGGAAAAGCTTGTTTTCCTAAAAGTATCTGTCTGATGCTCCATCCCGGATGTACCCTTGAGCGGTATCCGAGTTCTCTTCCTAGTTTATTGATGCTACCCGCTTTATCAATCCCATATTTTATCAGTTTAACCCTGAAATCGGATTCCAGCCAGATCCGTTCAGTTCTCAAATCCTTTTTTCCTAGATATGTACCTGCACCTAGGACGGGATTGGACACAGTCTTAATAGCCGAATTCGAATTATTAATTTTTTCTCCGTCTATTGACACCGGGTTTCCTTCGTATCATTCAGAGTATGACCTTCCTATCTAAGTCAGCTGGAATGGGGCGTCATTTTTTTGGAAGACGCCGCTAAAGAGTAATAGGCAACGACGATAGTAACTCAGATGAATTCCCTCTAGAATGTTCCAGTAGTGACGATATTCGAAAACAATACATATGGAAAATTTCGAACTTATTTTATTACAGCATAGTTGTTCGCAAATTGTGCCCTCCATCGATTTGTTCCTAAAGTATGTAAACCCTGCAATCCAATTTGTACCAAAAAATGCTTATATGTATGCTTTAGTTGGCGGTTTAGTGGAATGATGTTCAGAAAAACGGTGACTATTGAAACGAGAGGCGAAGAAGATCTGATCGACATCACCGATCACATAAAGAGTGCGATCAGGGAATCCGGAGTCTCTGACGGACTCGCCTGTGTTTTCGTCCCTCACTCGACAGCGGCATTGCTGACGATTGAAAATGAGCCAGGATTGAGAAATGACATCAGGAAAGCGCTCGAGCGCATTGCGCCGAAGAATTCTAATTATGATCACAATAGGGCCTGGGGGGACGATAATGGACATTCTCACATCCGATCGTCGTTTCTTGGAACCTCTCTAACCATCCCTTTTTCGGGAGGATCTCCCGATCTGGGGACATGGCAACAGGTCGTTCTCATGGAACTGGACATTCGAAAGAGAAGCAGAAAAGTAATCATTCAGATTATGGGAGAGTAATAAAAGTATATCGGAGCTGTCGGACATGATGATTAAATTTCTGGGCGGGGCGGACATCGTCGGAAGAATGGGTATATTCCTCCGACACAAAGATGCAAACTTACTTCTTGAATACGGCATGAGACCTTCAAAACCACCTCAATATCCAATGCCGAGTCCTCCAGTTGACTATGTTTTCCTTTCCCACTGCCATCTAGATCACAGCGGTATGGTTCCTTGGTTATGCAAAAGGTACGACACGGAAGTTGTTGCGACCTCTTCGACAATGACGATAACGAGGGTTCTGCTTGAAGATGCGCTCAAGGTTGCAGATGCAGAAGGATATCCCAGACCATTTGAGAGTACAGACATCAAGACAGCCCTGAGAAATTTTACGACGATGGAATTCGGAGAAACTGTAGACGTAGCTGGATTTGAAGTGGAGATGCACAGTGCTGGCCACGTGCCTGGTGCGGCGATGTACGAGTTGAGAGGTGACGATGTGACGCTATTTACCGGTGATATCAATACCAGAAACACTCAACTCGTTTGGGGGGCGCACCCCGTGAAATGCGACAACCTCATCATCGAGGCCACATACGCGGGCAGAACTCATCCAAACAGGGCAAAGACTGAAAAAAGGCTTCTCGAAAAGATCGGAGAGGTTGTGGACCGAGGTGGCAAGGTCATCATTCCATGCTTTGCCGTCGGAAGAACTCAAGAGGTTATGCTCATTTTGAGAAATGAGAAATACGATATGTGGGTAGACGGCATGGGGAGAACCGTCACCCGTCTTTATCTGGACCAACCTGAATATCTGCGCTCAGAAAAGAATCTGAGGGTCGCAAAAGGTAGATTTAAAGAGGTGAGGACGCCAGCTGGACGCGAGCGTGCAAAGAAGGGCGAAGTCATCGTGACAACTGGTGGGATGCTTGATGGCGGGCCTGTGATGGAATACCTCAAAGACATCAAAGACGATAGGAAAAGTGCGATTCTTTTAACTGGCTATCAGGTCGAGGGGTCGAACGGGAGACAGCTCCTCGACACAGGTATGATCGATATTTACGGGGTAAAGGAAAAGATCAAATGTGAGGTGGAAGCATTTGACCTGTCAGCACACTCAGATCATAACGAATTGATCGCGTTCATTCGGGCCTGCTCACCAAAGAATGTCGTGCTCTGTCACAGCGAGAACAGAGAAGTCCTCGCAAAGGAATTGGAAGGAGAATTCAACGTTTATCTGCCGAAACCAGGGGAAGAATTCGAACTAGGATAATTTCCGTTTAGGCCAGAGCACGTGCAAATCCATCGTCGATGACTTAAACAATCGTGATTTTGATTTGTACACTTTTTTTGAACCGCGACATTTTTTGTTTCAATTTTTGCAATAGCCCAAAGCCGTGACTCTTATCGAGCTGTTTAAAATATAAAGAAGCTCGAAACTCCATTTTCATCAACCTCCTCATGATATATAGCCACCTCCTTCTCAAACTAAAAAAACAAACTTGAATGGACTTACTTTTGCGGCCAGAAAAAAAGTATTGATAAAGAGTCTCTTGAACAAAAAACACTCCGCTAGGATGGATTTCTGAGGACGTCCTAGATTGTTTTGCTGATTTAGATTCAAAAAAATATTAAAATCAAAACGCGTATTTATCAACATAAATAGAATATATGTCCAAGTTTGAATATGGTTTCAAGAGAGCTTGTTTCGAAGTAGTTGCTGGGTGGGTCGCGTTCATTGTTTTATCTTCCTTAGTTAATGTAGGACTGTTTTCTGCTTCTTTTGTTTCGTTATTTCATGTGATGAGTGCGTTTTATACTGTGTTATTGGTTTTTGCCATGCCTTATTGGGCGACAAAATACATTATTGGGTGGCTTTTTGGTGTGGTGATAATGTACAGTCAGGGACTGGTGAGTGTGTTCGAATTGATAATTTATCTGGTGCCTTCATTTTTTATTGGCATAAGATTTGTTAAAGAGATTATATAGAATCATTCTCGTTATTTTGCTTTTACATTGTATGGCTTGGTTTGTTATGGTGGTCGTTTTCTTTGTGGTGTGTATGGAGTATAGAAAAACAAGACAATAAGCCTTTGAAAGTAACGACTTGTTATTACACGTTGTTTGGATAGCTGTGAAATGTCCGGCTTGTGGCAGTGAGGTTTAAACAAGCCCCTTAAATCATAGAAGTTTAGGTTATATGATTTGAAGCGTCATCAGTGTGGGCATTGCAAGACAAAATTCAACAATTGCGGTAGCCCAAAATCAAAATTCACAATACTTAAAAAAGACAAATGAGCAGCGCGATTTATAGTCTTATCCTTTGTTCAGCCTACTCATTTTTCCATTCCATGAACTCGTCAACTTCCAGTGCTTGTTTGCTGTTTTTTGTTTTTATTTCTCCATAATAATGCAAATCCGATTTCCATCTTTCCCAAAGCCAAAGAGGCATTCACAACCAATCCGCCGATCAGGATTGTCCTATAATAATCGATGGTGGATCCTAATAGCAACTCCGAAATGATTTTTGTTCTGATGGAAAGAAATCCAGATTTACTAGTCCGATCCGGATTCTCAGCGAAATCTTCCAATCTTGAAGAGCCAGTTCCGTTGTGCGGTAAGTATTTTTGATAAGCAATCTAAATGGCAGAAAGAATTGGCCTCGGCTTTTGTTTAATCCTGTAATTTTAGCCATACTGGGAGCGGCCATATAGAAATGATGTTAATTGATACAGTATGTCGAATCTAGCCAGATAATGAATAGATTTATATTAGAAAATATCTATCATAACTTGGATGAATGAGATCACTGACTATCTCAAGGAGGATGTGGGTTTTGGGGATATCACGAGTGACATCCTCCTCAATGATGAAGTAGGAAATGCAAAGATCGTCGCGAACGAGGAAGGTGTTCTTGCGGGTCTTGAAGAGGCGATCGAGATCTTCGAAAGGCTCGGCGTCAACACATTTCCGATGGCGAGAGACGGGGAGAGAATCACGAAAGGAGAAGACGTCCTCGTTCTGGAAGGGCCTTTGAAAAAAATTCTGCTTGGTGAAAGACTCGCGCTCAATTTCCTTATGAAAATGAGTGGCATTGCAACTGCCACAAATAATATTCTGAAGGAGTGTAGAAAGTTTAACCCAAATGTCAAGATCGCTGCGACCAGGAAGACTACCCCTGGGTTCAGAAAATACGAGAAGAAGGCGGTCATCATCGGCGGTGGAGATCCTCATCGTTATCGGCTCGACGATGCGATTCTCATCAAAGATAACCATCTGAGGGTCGTTGGGAGTATCACCGAGGCTGTTTCGAAGGCGAAAAGTGTTTCTTTCACAAAGAAAATTGAAGTCGAAGTCGAAACGATCGAACAGGCGGTAGAGGCGGCAAAGGCTGGCGCAGATATCATCATGTTCGATAATATGTCAGTGGAACAAGTCGAAGTCGCGTCTCTTGCGGTGAAGAAACTCAATGATCGAATTCTTGTTGAGGTCTCAGGGGGATTGACCCCTGAGACAGCGCCAAAATATGCCAGACATGCGGATATCCTTTCCCTGGGATGGATCACACATTCGTCGAAGGCGATCCACTTCAGCCTCGAGATCACGAGTGTCAAGGCGCCCGAAACTGCCTAGACAACGACCTTCGTCTTGTGATATCTCAATCCGATTTCTTCGGAGGAGGCACCGAGTGCGAGTGCCAGAAATTCAGAAAAATAGAGGACTGGCATACCTCGTTTTTGCCTGAGATCAAACTGGACAAAACAAAAGGGGCATGGCGTCAGGATACAATTTGCACCCGCTGTTGCGAATTCATCGATCAACTCATCAAGCACCTTTGAAGACAGTACTTCATTGACATTGGACACACCTCCGCCGCAGCAATTTGGCCAATCCTCTTCTGCGACGACCTCAGCACCCAAGGAACTGGCAATTTCGCTGAGTGCCCGCGTATAATAACTCTGATCATATGAGGTCAATTTAGTGGGGCGAACAAGATGACACCCAGGATGAATTGCGACTCGCATTCCCGTGCCTCGTTTAACCACGAGTTCATCAAGCGCCGTTCTTCTTTTTGCGATCAGATCTACGAGATGAATGATTTCTGTCTTACCCGTATACCTCCTACCGATCCCGGCGAGCACCTCGTTGACGCGGTCTCTTATTTTTTGCGACTTGAGTGCGTGCTTTGCTTCCTTGAGGGACATTAGGCACCCGTTGCACAAAGTAAGGATGTCCCGATCATTTTCTTCAGCAATAGAAAGTAACCTCGCGGCCGCGACTAACCAAGTATCAACGGCGAGCGACCTTAGTCCGATCGGCTCGACACAACAAGTCGCACCGGGCAGCGGCTCATAATGAACCTTCATTTTGTCCAGTACAAAAATGGAAGACCGTTCCAGAAATGGGAGTCTCGTCGGGATAAGACATCCACGGAAGAGATAAAAGGTGCGGCTCAAAGACCTAGCCTCCCCAATCGAGTCCTATTGACAATAAACTTGACCTCATCCATCGTTTTCTGATCGATATCAATATCGTCGAGCTTCATTTCACTTCTCATTTTCTTTGTTAAACCTGTTTTTGGAAATGAGAGACCTGTCCTTATGAATAGTCTCGCCTCCTCCAAATAATGCTTTGGAATATGCCCTCTCTCAGAAGCAAGATTCCGTACCAAAGTGACGATGAACGAGGGATTAACATCTAGCTGACATCTTTCCGTACAACTCTGACACATCATACAGGACCATATGGCATCCTCTTTTTCAACGTTGATCGCCCCAAGCATCACACGCTCGATTATTTCTCTTATCCGAATGCCACCGTGCGACAGGCTCGGGCAGACGGCGGAACATTGCCCACACTGGTGACATTCCCATAGAGTGAGATCGGACCAAACCTCTCTGATCGCCGTTAGAAGCATGGGGTCAAAAACAGACTTTTTCACGGATGGTGCTGATATTTCCACTCGCTTATTACTCTTTTCTTCAGAAGGGATCAAAAAAGCAGAGATTAGGACCCGCAACTATCAAAAACAAATGAGTATTATACCAAGATATCATGGATATCGAAAAAGAGCGATGTCAATTCTGCGGTAGGCAGGCGAAGCATTTTCTTTTCGCAGCATTTGTTTGTGATAGTGAAGATTGTATTGAAAAAGCGAGAATTGAGAGGGGCGGGCCCGGGGGCCATATGAAAAGGAAAAAGGATAGTAGAATTGAATTAGAGGGGGTTGACAAAGAATAGAGAGGCGTTTCTGAGGGTGTTGCTATCATCTGCGATAATTTTTACAATTAGGCGCTAAAGTATTAAGGTAAGAATCGTCTCTTGGGAACAGGTGTCAAATTGACAGACGATATAAAATTCTGCCCATATTGCGGAGAAAGAATGCATTCCGCAGCTAACTACTGCCCGAAATGTGGGGCACAACTGCCGGTTCAGGAAAGTCAACCGGCTGGACAAGCGCAATATCAACCGCAATACCAGCAACAGTACCAAGTGCCGTACCAACAAGGTTATCCAACACAATATCCTCGAAAAACGAGGCCAGAAGGAGCGATCGTACTTTCGATGATCGCAGGCGTCTTCATCATGATCAATGGACTGATTGTTGCGATCCTTGGCGCTTTCATGACATTCATGTTCGTTCCAGCAGGAATTATCGTGTTGATCGCTGGGTTGATCCTCGGATTGATCGTCCTGATAGCTGCAATAAAATTGAGCCAGCGTCCACAGGAACACATTACTTGGGGAGTCATCATCCTCGTTTTCTCGCTGGTGAGCATCGTCATCGGTGGAGGCTTCATCATCGGAATGATCCTTGGCTTCATCGGCGGACTGCTCGCGATCGTCTGGAATGCATAAACTCTTTTCCTTTCATATTTCCTTTTCTTCGTTCTCTTCGAAAAGATCCTTCCTCGCCTTCTTCGCCTTTTTCGCAATGTTCCTCGTCGAAACCATGTGGGTGTGAAGGCCGAGGATCTTGTCCTTGACTCCGAATGAGAGGCCAATCAGCTGGTTGAGGTGGAGTACAGGGATTTCGAATCTTGTTTTCAACCGCTTTTGCCCCTGGTCAAGCTGCAAATGACAAAAGGGGCAGATGTCGATGATACATTCTGCGCCTGCTTCCTTGATGAAATTGAGTTTCCGATGGAGAATGGCCAGTGATAAATCTTCATTCCCACTCCAGACACCACCACCAGCACCGCAACAACTCAGTTTTTCTGGAAAATCCACGCTCTCGCAACCCAGACATTCAACGATCCTCTCGAGGATCTCCGGTCTTTCAGGATTCTCACCACCGTGAGCCGAGGGCTTCAGATAATGGCATCCATAGTGAATTGCAACCTTCAAATCGAGCTCGACCCTTACCGCATCTTTGAGCTGCGGCAGACTTTCTTTGATGAGATCAACGAAATGGACCACCCTTGTGGCCCCTAAGTATCTCATATCGACGGTAGCGAGGAACCTGTTGACTCTCTCTATGTACTCAGGATGTGCTTTAAGGAATCTGTCCGCGGCACCGAGCGTTCCATAGCAACCGTTGCATATTGTTAGGAGTGGGGTCCCCTTCGCTTCAGCAGTGGCAATGTTTCTCGCAGCAATGACAAGCCACGAATCAAAATCATAGCTCCTGATAACACCAGGGGCTGGGCAACAAGTGTATGGGTCTTCAACAAGCTCAATTCCCAATTCCTTGAAAACTATAGAGGTCGCTTTCTCAATCGAAGGATACAGATTCTTCGCGATGCACCCGGGAAAGAGTGAATATCTCACTTCTGGGCCTCCCTGGTTATATTGATGATCTCGATCGATTCCATTAATCGCCGAAATTTGGATAGCGCTTCTTCGTTGTGGGCAACATCCGCTGGCTCTTTCTGGAGCCCGAGTAGGGACCTTATTTTTGAGATCTCGGGCGTCAATGGGAATCCATTAGATGTGTCATATATGGCTTTGATAGCAGTGAGATGAATCCTTGGAAAATTCCCCCGCCTTGCGGCAAGGTTTCTCAGGAAAATTATCGCGTCCGTCACCTTGACGCCCTTGGGACATCTTTCCTGACATGTATAACATGTAGTGCAGCTCCAAAGCTCGTTCAAATCGAGGACATCCATTCCGGACTTGGCCATATAGATGATCATTCGCGTCCTCAGGTTTGATTCAAAGCCTGCTGGGCACGAGGCCGAGCACTTCCCACATTGCATGCATTTCCTCAGATCAAAATTTCTTATGATGGTTGGAAGGTCAAGCGCCATTTACATTCCCCTCCAGGGCCTTTGCAATTATTTCGACGAGATCAAAGACTTGCAGTCCCCCTTGTTCCTCAAGGTTGAGCTCGCAGAATGGGCAAGCAGATACGACAAAGTCAACTCTGAGTTCTTCCGCTTGCTTCAATCTTTTCTTACTCAGCTCTGCAGCCAGATCCCTCCTTGAAGACCTCACCCCGCCGCCACCACCACAACACATCGCACGATCTCTCGATTCAGAAAACTCGACGAGTTCAATCCCTGGGATTTCCCTGAGAACAATTCTCGGATCCTCGTACACTTGCATTTTCCGGCCGAGGTGACACGGGTCGTGGTATGCGACTTTCGCCGCGAAACGTTTAAGGTGGAGCTTATCAACATTGCCCCTTAAGAATTGGGAGATATGAGTGACGCTGATGCCCGTATAATCCCTTGCAAGTGTTGAGTAGCAACCAGCACATGAAACAATGACTTTCCTCCCCCCTATGATCTCCTTGTTCTTCTCAGCGAGAGAGGAGAGATCGTATCCTGTCCTCTTTAGGACACTACCGCAACAGAGAAGTCCGTCAGGGATCTCGTAGTCAACGCCGATAGCATCGAGGATCGACATGGTGCTTCGCATGAGCTGTGGCCGCCTATACGCCGCGACGCAACCAGGGAAGTACACGTATTCCGCATTTTCTCTTCCTAATGCAAAGGGGGTTCTCTCGCCGAAAACGTTCCCCGTCAGCCTCACATTTTCAAATACCTTCTTATGTGGGCTAGGATTGAGGTCACACCTGACAAAGGAGATCCTCAGCTGTTCAATGATCGAAACGAGATCATGATGAAAGTCACATTCGACTTTACACCGCTCGCAAGTGGTGCACAGATACGCATTTTCGCACGAAGTAGGAAGAAGATGTTTTGTAAAGTCCTTGCTTCGCGTAACAGGATTTAACCGCTGACCTTTTTCCCCGAAGTCCATGGGAGTGAGAGTAAAATCGATTCCAAGCGCATCGGCAACTAGTTCCTGAAAATCAAGAATTGTGATCGCTGGGGGCACATTGTTGTAGGACTCCTCATTGAAAATACATTCGAGGTGAATCCTGCATTTCGAGCAAGATGTTACTAGGATCTGTGCGCCAGTCGCAATTGCTTCATTCAGTCTCCGAACTCTAATCTCTTTCGACACACTGTTGCAATTGAACCAAGCTGATATGCCACAACAGAATGAGTTTTCTTTTGAATGATCCATTTCTTTAAAGGTCGAGATCTTTTTGAGAATTTCACGGGGTTGGTCATACTTCGAATAAAAACGCCCGAGCCTACAGGGATCGTGGAATGTCGTTATTATCGGCTTTTCAGGGATATCTTTGATCTCATTAGAAATGAACTCAGAGATATGGATCGCGTCGAGACCGTGGAGTTCTTTAAGCGAGTGATAACATTCAGCACAACCTGCAATGACAGGGCCATTGATTTCCTCACCCAGGCGGTTCCTAATCAGTTCGAAATGATCGAGTTTGCCCGCGTAATAAAGATCGTGTCCGCAGCAACCGTAAACGATCTTCGGGGACACACCAAAATGATTCAGGATTGCAACCCCCGCGTTTGCCGCTCGAACATAGGATGTCCCCCATCCGAGGAGCTCATCAAAAATCGGAAGACAGCCTGGGAAATAGTAAATCTCGTCCCTACCAGTATCGAGCCCTGGGGTCAACCATGGTTTCACCCTTCCCCTCGCCATCAGTTCCTGCGCAAGAAGGAAGACATCCCTGTGCGAGCCCCGTGACGGTGCCACATACCTGTGAAGGCGGACGATATCACCGATGTCGATGTTAACAGGACAAACGGATGAGCATTTTTTGCAGACGGTGCAATCAGTCTTCCCTGTATCAGTAGGGTTACATGGTTGAACTCGCATTAGGCTTCCTCCGTGTCTTTCAGGATTTTCTCTGCGGCTTCGACAAATTTCCCGCCTTCA encodes:
- a CDS encoding heterodisulfide reductase-related iron-sulfur binding cluster, coding for MRYSLFPGCIAKNLYPSIEKATSIVFKELGIELVEDPYTCCPAPGVIRSYDFDSWLVIAARNIATAEAKGTPLLTICNGCYGTLGAADRFLKAHPEYIERVNRFLATVDMRYLGATRVVHFVDLIKESLPQLKDAVRVELDLKVAIHYGCHYLKPSAHGGENPERPEILERIVECLGCESVDFPEKLSCCGAGGGVWSGNEDLSLAILHRKLNFIKEAGAECIIDICPFCHLQLDQGQKRLKTRFEIPVLHLNQLIGLSFGVKDKILGLHTHMVSTRNIAKKAKKARKDLFEENEEKEI
- a CDS encoding 4Fe-4S dicluster domain-containing protein, which codes for MALDLPTIIRNFDLRKCMQCGKCSASCPAGFESNLRTRMIIYMAKSGMDVLDLNELWSCTTCYTCQERCPKGVKVTDAIIFLRNLAARRGNFPRIHLTAIKAIYDTSNGFPLTPEISKIRSLLGLQKEPADVAHNEEALSKFRRLMESIEIINITREAQK
- a CDS encoding heterodisulfide reductase-related iron-sulfur binding cluster, translating into MRVQPCNPTDTGKTDCTVCKKCSSVCPVNIDIGDIVRLHRYVAPSRGSHRDVFLLAQELMARGRVKPWLTPGLDTGRDEIYYFPGCLPIFDELLGWGTSYVRAANAGVAILNHFGVSPKIVYGCCGHDLYYAGKLDHFELIRNRLGEEINGPVIAGCAECYHSLKELHGLDAIHISEFISNEIKDIPEKPIITTFHDPCRLGRFYSKYDQPREILKKISTFKEMDHSKENSFCCGISAWFNCNSVSKEIRVRRLNEAIATGAQILVTSCSKCRIHLECIFNEESYNNVPPAITILDFQELVADALGIDFTLTPMDFGEKGQRLNPVTRSKDFTKHLLPTSCENAYLCTTCERCKVECDFHHDLVSIIEQLRISFVRCDLNPSPHKKVFENVRLTGNVFGERTPFALGRENAEYVYFPGCVAAYRRPQLMRSTMSILDAIGVDYEIPDGLLCCGSVLKRTGYDLSSLAEKNKEIIGGRKVIVSCAGCYSTLARDYTGISVTHISQFLRGNVDKLHLKRFAAKVAYHDPCHLGRKMQVYEDPRIVLREIPGIELVEFSESRDRAMCCGGGGGVRSSRRDLAAELSKKRLKQAEELRVDFVVSACPFCELNLEEQGGLQVFDLVEIIAKALEGNVNGA